One segment of Panicum virgatum strain AP13 chromosome 1K, P.virgatum_v5, whole genome shotgun sequence DNA contains the following:
- the LOC120710955 gene encoding B-box zinc finger protein 20-like → MKVQCDVCAAEAASVFCCADEAALCAACDRRVHRANKLAGKHRRFSLLSPAPPSSSSGQPPPPLCDICQEKRGLLFCKEDRAILCRDCDVSVHTASELTMRHTRFLLTGVRLSAEPAACPSPPPPSEDENSSASFCCGAAPPPAPATSHGSDSSSISEYLTKTLPGWHVEDFLVDEAAAANIAVSADASYQGGAATRIEGVPDGGYAAWMAQEQLFGDSAAGGGGARASRERWVPQMMYGGPELAVAGSKRARTAASPAAYSYW, encoded by the exons ATGAAGGTGCAGTGCGACGtgtgcgcggcggaggcggcgtcggTGTTCTGCTGCGCCGACGAGGCCGCGCTGTGCGCCGCGTGCGACCGCCGCGTGCACCGCGCCAACAAGCTCGCCGGCAAGCACCGCCGCTTCTCGCTGCTcagcccggcgccgccgtcctcgtcgtcggggcagccgccgccgccgctctgcgaCATCTGCCAG GAGAAGAGGGGCCTCCTGTTCTGCAAGGAGGACCGGGCGATCCTGTGCCGGGACTGCGACGTGTCGGTGCACACAGCCAGCGAGCTGACCATGCGCCACACCCGGTTCCTGCTCACCGGCGTGCGCCTCTCCGCCGAGCCGGCCGCCtgcccgtccccgccgccgccgtcggaggACGAGAACAGCAGCGCCAGCTTCTGCTGCggcgcggccccgccgcccgcgcccgccaccAGCCACGgcagcgacagcagcagcatctcCGAGTACCTCACCAAGACGCTCCCCGGCTGGCACGTCGAggacttcctggtggacgaggccgccgccgccaacatcGCCGTCTCCGCGGACGCCTCCTATCAG GGAGGAGCAGCTACGCGGATCGAAGGCGTGCCGGACGGCGGCTACGCGGCCTGGATGGCGCAGGAGCAGCTCTTCGGCGacagcgcggccggcggcggcggcgcgcgggcaagCCGGGAGCGGTGGGTGCCGCAGATGATGTACGGCGGCCCGGAGCTGGCCGTGGCCGGCAGCAAGCGCGCCAGAACCGCCGCGTCCCCGGCGGCGTACTCTTACTGGTGA